The DNA sequence GGGGTGATCAGGTGCAGCCCGTCCGCGTCCACCAGGACCGGGACGTCGGAGGACAGCACGTCGTCGAGGGCCCGGCGGGCCTCCGAACCGTCGCCCAGGCCCGGGCCGACGACCCACGCCTGGACGCGGCCGGCGTCGGCCGGGCGGCCGGAGGTGACCAGCGTCTCGGGGAAGCGGGCGATCACCGCGTCCGCTCCGGGACCGGCGTAGCGGACCGCCCCCGCGCCGCCGTGCAGCGCGCCCGCGACACACATCACGGCCGCGCCCGGGTAGCGGGCCGAGCCCGCGACCACGCCGACGACGCCCCGCCGGTACTTGTCGCTCTCCGCGGCGGGACGCGGCAGCAGCCGGGCGACGTCCGCGTGCTGGAGCGCCTCGACGTCCGGGACGGCGGGCAGGTGGGGCCCGAGGCCGATGTCCACCAGGCGCAGCGCCCCCGCGTGCTCGCGGGCCGGATCGACGAGGAGGCCGGGCTTGTAGGTGCCGAAGGTGACCGTCGCGTCGGCCCGGACCGCGTCGCCGCGCACCTCGCCGGTGTCCGCGTCGACCCCGCTGGGCAGGTCGACGGCGACGACGAGGGCGCCCTCGGCCGCGCGGACCAGCGGCAGCGCGTCCGGGCGGAGGCCGCCCTTGCCGCCGATGCCGACGATGCCGTCCAGCACGAGCTCGGCCCGCTCTATGGCCCGTATGCCCGCGGGGCCGGCGTCCCGCGTGCGCCCTCCGGCGGCCAGCAGCGCCCGTACGCCGCCCTGGTGCGCCCGCTCCGGCGTGAGGAGCACGGCGGTCACCCCGGCCCCGCGCCGTGCGAGCCGGGCACCGGCGTACAGGGCGTCGCCCCCGTTGTCCCCGCTGCCCACCAGCAGCGCGATCCGCGCCCCCGACACCCGCCCCAGCAGCCCCGCGCACGCGGCCGCGAGGCCGGCGGCGGCGCGCTGCATCAGAGCGCCCTCGGGGAGTTCGGCCATGAGCGCTCGCTCGGCGGCCCGTACGGTGTCCACGCGGAAGCCGGTTCTCATGCCGTCCAGTGTCCCCGGCGGCGGGGTGGAGCGGCCATCGGGGGGAAGGGGCGTCGGGACCGCGTCGGAGCCGCGTCGGGAGGACCGGCTCCGGCCCGTCCCGCGGCGTCTGCCCGGCCCCTTCCCGGGCGTCCTTCCGTCCCCGGTCCGCCCCCGGCGGGCCCCGGACCGCGCCCGCCGGGGCCGTGGCCTGAGACACTGGCCGGGATGAACGAGACACCGATGCGCGCCCGTGCCGTGGTCGATCTGGCCGCGCTGCGGGCCAACGTGCGCGTTCTGCGGGCCCTCGCCCCCAAGGCGCAGCTGATGGCAGTGGTCAAGGCGAACGCGTACGGGCACGGCATGGTGCCCTGTGCGCGGGAGGCCCGCCGGGCGGGAGCGGCCTGGCTCGGGGCGGCCCTGCCCACGGAGGCGCTGGCGCTGCGCGCGGCGGGCGACAGAGGCCGGCTGCTGTGCTGGCTGTGGACGCCGGGCGGGCCGTTCCGGGAGGCCGTCGAGGCCGACGTCGACATCTCGGTGAGCGGGCTGTGGGCCCTGGAGGAGGTGCTGGCGGCGGTCCGCGCCGCCGGCCGCCCGGCCAGGGTCCAGTTGAAGATCGACACGGGCCTCGGCCGCAACGGCTGCACCCCCGGCGACTGGGAGAAGCTGGTCGCCGCCGCCCGCGAGGCGGAGATCGGCGGCGCGCTCCGCGTCACCGGCGTCTGGTCGCACTTCGCCTGCGCGGACGAGCCCGGGCACCCGTCCATCCGGGCCCAGCTCGACGTCTTCCGGGACGCGGTCGCGTACGCGGAGGCCCAGGGCCTCGACCCCGAGGTGCGGCACATCGCCAACTCGCCGGCGGTCCTGACCCTCCCCGAGACCCACTTCGACCTGGTCCGCACCGGGGTGGCCGTCTACGGGATATCCCCGAGCCCCGAGATCGGCACCCCGGCCGACTTCGGGCTGCGCCCCGTGATGACCCTGACCGCCTCCCTGGCGTCCGTGAAGCGGGTGCCCGCGGGGCTGGGCGTGTCGTACGGCCACCAGTACACGACCCCCGGCGAGACGACCCTCGCCCTCGTCCCCCTCGGCTACGCGGACGGCATCCCGCGCGCCGCCTCCGGCAC is a window from the Streptomyces mobaraensis genome containing:
- a CDS encoding NAD(P)H-hydrate dehydratase; the encoded protein is MRTGFRVDTVRAAERALMAELPEGALMQRAAAGLAAACAGLLGRVSGARIALLVGSGDNGGDALYAGARLARRGAGVTAVLLTPERAHQGGVRALLAAGGRTRDAGPAGIRAIERAELVLDGIVGIGGKGGLRPDALPLVRAAEGALVVAVDLPSGVDADTGEVRGDAVRADATVTFGTYKPGLLVDPAREHAGALRLVDIGLGPHLPAVPDVEALQHADVARLLPRPAAESDKYRRGVVGVVAGSARYPGAAVMCVAGALHGGAGAVRYAGPGADAVIARFPETLVTSGRPADAGRVQAWVVGPGLGDGSEARRALDDVLSSDVPVLVDADGLHLITPDAVRARRAPTVLTPHAGEAAALLGTAREEVEGARLASVRALAERYGATALLKGSTTVVATPDGGPVRVNPTGTPWLATAGSGDVLSGLTGSLLAAGLPGHDAAAVGAYLHGLAARSLGEAPITAMGVAEELRGVWEDVAAG
- the alr gene encoding alanine racemase, translated to MNETPMRARAVVDLAALRANVRVLRALAPKAQLMAVVKANAYGHGMVPCAREARRAGAAWLGAALPTEALALRAAGDRGRLLCWLWTPGGPFREAVEADVDISVSGLWALEEVLAAVRAAGRPARVQLKIDTGLGRNGCTPGDWEKLVAAAREAEIGGALRVTGVWSHFACADEPGHPSIRAQLDVFRDAVAYAEAQGLDPEVRHIANSPAVLTLPETHFDLVRTGVAVYGISPSPEIGTPADFGLRPVMTLTASLASVKRVPAGLGVSYGHQYTTPGETTLALVPLGYADGIPRAASGTGEVLIGGRRRRIAGRVAMDQFVVDLGDDTAEAGDEAVLFGPGDRGEPTAEDWGRATGTIGYEVITRITQRVPRVYVGADDTPDGAGTPPVEPGAAG